In bacterium, the sequence AAGAGTGGAAAGTTGGTATTTGTCGTAGAGAAATGGAAAATATAAATCTTTTTCATGGGGAGTTTCACCCTCAACGTTTAACTCATCGTTTTGTGTCCAGCTCGTAAGTGCGGTTTTAGCAAGTTCTTCTTCTGTTAGCTGGGAGAGTTTGGCTAAATCTTCAGCAAGAAAATAATTCGCCTTTGGGCTTAAGGCAATTTTAATTTCTTCAAGCGAAAAAGATTTTTCATCAAAATTAGCGTTTTTAAGTCGTAATTGGGCTTTTATTTTGTGCCAAATTTCTTTAAAAATTAATAAATCAGTTATGGGCAAAGAAAATTGCCCTTCAATTTCATATTTACCCATTTCTTCCAAAAGCTGAAAATATAAATCCTCGCCAAGTATTGGTTCCAACATTCCTATATTTACTTGGACTTCTGGATCAACAAAATAAATAGAGTACTCTTTAGCGCCAGTTTTTTTGTTAAATTCTTGTTCTATTTTTACTGGCAATGAAAAAAGTGGATAACGGTCAATTTTAGTTTTAACTGGTTTTTCTTCCACATTTTCCTCTTGTTCTTCTGATGAAATAATATCGCCATTGCTTTCAATGGGAATTTCAATTTCAAAATACCCAAAACTTAATATGATCTGCTTTGTGTATTGATCATTTTTATATTTGCTATAAATATCGTCTATTTTATTTGCCAGCTCTTTTTCCTTTTCGTACTCGTCCATTTCATCTTTGGGAACATCCTTTGGATCATATTTGTAAAAAGTTTTTAGATCAATCAATTCTGCGATTTTTTCATCCGTGTCTCCGTTCAATAAACCAAGTAATCCAAAAAGTTCTGCTGGTAGAATAACAGAATATTTTTGCTGTGCCAATATCGTATGTGCTCGGGTTAATTTTATATAACCAAGACAATACTTAATGAAATTTGAAAGGTTATTGTCCATAATATTACTTCTTTTTCCTTCTTAAGCTTTATTAATCGCAATCTTACCCCAATTTGGGCTTAAAATTAATGAAAAAACGGCTGAAGAGCAAAGTTACGGATTTTCTCGTATTTTTCCACCAGCGCTTTAATTTTTTCTTTGGCTTGTTGTTGCGTAATTGTTTTCCTTAAACTAAACTTCTACATTATCTTACCCCAAAACCTCCATAAAATCAAATAAAAAAATCCGGCGAATTTAATATTTCACCGGCTTGTCTTTTGGCAAATAATTCATTTCTTGCCTTTTTTCAAAATCTTGCCTTTGCACTACTTCGTTCATCTGTAAATATCTTTGGGCTGAAATTCTTTTTGTAGGACTATTTACCTGTTCAAGCTTTGACCCGAATCTGGTTTTACCAGCCCCGTTTGCACCAATAATTACCATATTTTTTTCAATTATTATAGTTTCTTGTTCGCTACTATTAGATTTTGGAATTTGAATATTTTTCATATCTTTTTATTTTCTATAATCTTAATTTCCTCTTCTGTCAACCCATACAGCTCATAAACTTTTTGGTCAATTCTTTTTAAATTAATATTTTTAATTCGACACTCAATTTTTAAACATAATCTATTTTATACTATCATCCTAAATTTTATTTTGACAGTTTAATTAAAATTTTAATAATTTCTATAATATCGTGGTTATGCCTCTTAGAACACATGGCAAAAATTTTCATTATGTCAAACAACACATCCGCATTATTTTTGTTTATTATATATTCTAGTATATCACTATTTTTCGAAGAATGTCCTATCAAACCGGAATAATTGCTAAATGATTTAATTGGTATGCAAAAATATACCATCGGTTGAACACCCGTTGCATATTGTTGTTTTTGTATAGATACCTCTACTTGCGTATTGTCGGCCGTTTGAATCATAAAAAGAGTTGGCAGTTTTATACTTGTTTCTTCAAAATTCATTCCATTAAGAACTATTTTTGAGTTATGTTCAATTGCAATTTTTTTGTCATCTATAAAATCATTATATTTTTTAATTTCCTCCAATAACTTAGTAATTTTTTCAATTGATACCAAGCCAACTTGTATTCCATCATAAATAAGTTCGGAAAGTTCATAAAGATATTTTGTTTTGCCGTTAGCGCCGATAAAAGTTAATCGTTTTAACCTTGTGTCTTTTTTGCCATTCACAACATCATTTACAACAGCATCGTAGCCGATTTGCCATTCAAGATATACACTCTCGTCAAAATTTCTTGTTCTAGCGGCAAAAGTATCGCCAAACTGCAAATTATTCTTTCTCGTCTTAAATCTAAATTTTCCAGAATTTGATGCGGGAATTTTTATAATTATTTCCTTATTTTTTGTAATATAATCCATATATATTTTCAATAATTAATTGCTTTATTTATTATTTTTTTAAATTCTTTTGTAATGTCCTTAACGGAATTGATTTTTATACTATAATTTATTCCCGGATATTGCATATAGCTAGCACTAACAAAACCGGGCATGTTCGGTTTATCTTTTAGCGAAAAACCGACATCAAGCTGAATTCCTGATAGTGTTTTACCTCTATAATATATAACAAAAACCATTTTGTCTTCTATGAAATAGCTAACATAAATTGGAAAAACCCGATAATCTATACTGGGGCTGCTAAACATAATAATTTGATGTAATTTATCAAAGACTAGCCATTTGTCGCCCATTTTTTTTCTTAAATCTTCCAACATATAGTTATTTTATCTTAATCTTGCCTAAAAATCTATTAAGCCATTTTCTCAATTGATTTTCTTAATTGATTTTTTGCTTAATATTTGATATTATAAGTATAGAGCAGATTTTCATATTCTGCAATAATAGGGTAAAAATTTCATGCAAAGTAATATTTTAAATACAATTCAAAACATTGATTGTTTGGAGGGATTTAAAATAATTCCCGACAGCTCAATTGATCTTATTTTAACAGACCCGCCCTATGGATTAAATAAAACTGGGATAAAAAATGACCACGACCTAAGTTTATTTTATTTGTCTTTGCCAGAAAGCCATAGAGTATTAAAAAATGATTCTTTTTATATCACTTTTTTTAGCACAAAATTTTTACCGGATATTTTCAAAAATAATCCTTTTCGGTATTTTTGGAATTTCATTTTATACTGTCCGAACGGAAGTGTAATGTCACCTATTGGTTTTACTAAATATATGTCCTGCGTTGTTTTTAAAA encodes:
- a CDS encoding R.Pab1 family restriction endonuclease → MDYITKNKEIIIKIPASNSGKFRFKTRKNNLQFGDTFAARTRNFDESVYLEWQIGYDAVVNDVVNGKKDTRLKRLTFIGANGKTKYLYELSELIYDGIQVGLVSIEKITKLLEEIKKYNDFIDDKKIAIEHNSKIVLNGMNFEETSIKLPTLFMIQTADNTQVEVSIQKQQYATGVQPMVYFCIPIKSFSNYSGLIGHSSKNSDILEYIINKNNADVLFDIMKIFAMCSKRHNHDIIEIIKILIKLSK
- a CDS encoding site-specific DNA-methyltransferase → MQSNILNTIQNIDCLEGFKIIPDSSIDLILTDPPYGLNKTGIKNDHDLSLFYLSLPESHRVLKNDSFYITFFSTKFLPDIFKNNPFRYFWNFILYCPNGSVMSPIGFTKYMSCVVFKKGNPKLIKRGKDIFLDTPGRMIEPDEGFINHPTPKPKTFIKELLMLFSKENDIILDPFIGSGSTAVACKQLKRNYIGFEISNDYCNLANERLKKF